In the Phaeobacter gallaeciensis genome, one interval contains:
- a CDS encoding DNA translocase FtsK 4TM domain-containing protein, translated as MAFQTRSRDPLLDSNMQAAIEKRGKELIGIALLGLGLMAAAMIGSYTPDDPNWMVSTDAPVQNWMGRMGASVAAPLFMVVGWGGVALAVTLLAWGVRFLLHQGAERVIGRIVFAPVLIAVGSVYAATLVPGAEWRATHSFGLGGLFGDTVMGALLTLVPISSHFAVKLMSLLMAIGMLALGTFVCGFSRAELQRAGRFLLVGLILAYGTLASLLGRGASSGVQAALSYREKRAAAAEQARAAEDDTAWFGQEEEEPQMFETDVTAPPPIEVAAPAAPTKTGLFSRVPNLIRRADPDLANAPMPQPELVESAPQISDEDLPGDDRISQKIANAVRVRRAAGQPPEPDPNLPLTKGRGRRPEPLVFNPDPAPHAGLPPEPPLTAAHAPAAPAEFSAEAPAAPGLSQVPPAPTVGAPAADTGYGADLEPDRVPAEELPTHAPAEAAEPAITARAEQPAEGLTIPVAEPRKVVVEQPQRRAPEPSTRAKAEAQPRLAFEENDSSDFDLPPLSLLANPAAVERHHLSDEALEENARMLESVLDDYGVKGEIVSVRPGPVVTMYELEPAPGLKASRVIGLADDIARSMSALSARVSTVPGRSVIGIELPNEKREMVSFREILSSRDYGDGTQNLPLALGKDIGGDAMVADLSKMPHLLIAGTTGSGKSVAINTMILSLLYKLTPDECRLIMIDPKMLELSVYDGIPHLLSPVVTDPKKAVVALKWVVGEMEDRYRKMSKMGVRNIAGYNGRVKEALAKGEMFSRTVQTGFDDDTGEPVFETEEFAPEALPYIVVIVDEMADLMMVAGKEIEACIQRLAQMARASGIHLIMATQRPSVDVITGTIKANFPTRISFQVTGKIDSRTILGEMGAEQLLGMGDMLYMAGGAKITRCHGPFVSDEEVEEVVTHLKQFGPPAYVGTVLDGPDDEKADDIDAVLGLSTGGNTTGEDALYDSAVQIVIKDRKCSTSYIQRKLAIGYNKAARLVEQMEDEGLVSPANHVGKREILVPEQ; from the coding sequence ATGGCATTTCAAACCCGCAGCCGCGATCCGTTGCTTGACAGCAACATGCAGGCAGCCATCGAAAAGCGCGGTAAGGAACTGATCGGGATCGCCCTTCTGGGGCTGGGCCTGATGGCCGCCGCGATGATCGGCTCTTATACGCCGGATGATCCCAACTGGATGGTCTCCACCGATGCGCCGGTTCAGAACTGGATGGGCCGGATGGGGGCTTCTGTGGCGGCGCCGCTGTTCATGGTTGTCGGTTGGGGCGGCGTGGCCCTCGCGGTGACGCTGCTCGCCTGGGGTGTTCGCTTCCTGCTGCATCAGGGCGCCGAGCGGGTCATCGGGCGGATCGTCTTTGCACCGGTTCTGATCGCCGTGGGCTCGGTCTATGCAGCGACGCTGGTGCCGGGCGCAGAATGGCGCGCCACTCATAGTTTTGGCCTTGGGGGTCTGTTTGGCGATACCGTGATGGGGGCGCTCCTGACGCTGGTGCCGATCAGTTCGCATTTCGCGGTCAAGCTGATGTCGCTGCTGATGGCCATTGGCATGCTGGCGCTTGGCACGTTTGTCTGCGGCTTTTCGCGTGCGGAACTGCAGCGGGCCGGACGGTTCCTGCTGGTCGGTCTTATCCTGGCCTATGGCACGCTTGCCAGCCTTCTGGGCCGTGGCGCCTCCAGCGGTGTCCAGGCGGCGCTGTCCTATCGTGAAAAACGCGCTGCCGCCGCAGAACAGGCAAGGGCCGCCGAAGATGACACGGCCTGGTTCGGACAGGAGGAGGAAGAGCCTCAGATGTTCGAAACCGATGTGACTGCGCCTCCGCCGATCGAGGTCGCAGCGCCTGCCGCACCGACAAAAACCGGATTGTTCTCTCGGGTGCCCAATCTGATCCGCCGCGCTGATCCCGATTTGGCTAATGCGCCGATGCCGCAGCCCGAGTTGGTCGAGAGCGCACCGCAGATCAGTGATGAGGATCTGCCGGGTGATGACCGGATTTCGCAGAAGATCGCAAATGCCGTGCGTGTGCGTCGCGCTGCTGGGCAGCCGCCGGAACCCGATCCGAACCTGCCCCTGACCAAGGGGCGCGGTCGCCGCCCTGAGCCGCTGGTCTTCAATCCCGATCCCGCGCCCCATGCGGGGCTGCCGCCCGAACCACCACTGACCGCAGCGCATGCCCCTGCTGCTCCGGCAGAATTCAGTGCCGAGGCGCCTGCCGCCCCCGGGCTGTCGCAGGTTCCGCCCGCGCCGACCGTTGGGGCGCCTGCAGCAGACACCGGATATGGCGCCGATCTGGAGCCCGATCGGGTCCCAGCCGAGGAGTTGCCGACCCACGCGCCTGCTGAAGCCGCTGAGCCCGCGATCACGGCTCGCGCAGAGCAACCCGCCGAGGGCCTGACCATCCCGGTGGCAGAGCCGCGCAAGGTGGTTGTGGAGCAGCCCCAGCGCCGCGCGCCGGAGCCATCGACCCGCGCCAAGGCGGAAGCCCAGCCGCGGCTGGCCTTTGAAGAGAACGATTCCAGTGATTTCGACCTGCCGCCGCTGTCGCTGTTGGCCAATCCTGCCGCGGTCGAGCGTCATCATCTGAGCGATGAGGCGCTGGAAGAGAACGCGCGGATGCTGGAATCGGTGCTCGATGACTATGGCGTCAAGGGTGAGATCGTCTCGGTCCGTCCCGGCCCCGTCGTCACCATGTACGAACTGGAACCAGCGCCGGGCCTGAAGGCCAGCCGGGTGATCGGTCTGGCGGATGATATCGCCCGCTCCATGTCAGCCCTGTCGGCGCGTGTTTCGACCGTGCCGGGCCGCTCGGTGATCGGCATCGAACTGCCCAATGAAAAACGGGAAATGGTCAGCTTCCGCGAAATCCTGTCGAGCCGCGATTATGGCGATGGCACCCAGAACCTGCCGCTGGCGCTGGGCAAGGATATCGGTGGCGACGCCATGGTGGCGGACCTTTCGAAGATGCCGCACCTATTGATCGCGGGTACCACCGGATCCGGTAAATCGGTGGCGATCAACACCATGATCCTGTCACTGCTGTACAAGCTGACACCGGATGAATGCCGCCTGATCATGATCGACCCCAAGATGTTGGAACTCTCTGTCTATGATGGCATCCCGCATCTTCTGTCGCCTGTTGTGACCGATCCGAAAAAGGCGGTCGTCGCCCTGAAATGGGTCGTGGGCGAGATGGAAGACCGCTATCGCAAGATGTCCAAGATGGGCGTGCGCAATATCGCAGGCTACAATGGTCGCGTGAAAGAGGCGCTTGCCAAGGGTGAGATGTTCTCCCGCACAGTGCAGACCGGGTTTGACGATGACACCGGCGAGCCAGTGTTCGAGACCGAAGAGTTCGCACCCGAGGCACTGCCCTATATCGTTGTGATCGTCGACGAGATGGCCGACCTGATGATGGTGGCTGGCAAGGAAATCGAAGCCTGCATTCAGCGTCTGGCGCAGATGGCGAGGGCTTCGGGCATTCACCTGATCATGGCCACTCAGCGTCCCTCGGTCGATGTGATCACCGGTACCATCAAGGCGAACTTCCCCACCCGGATTTCCTTCCAGGTGACCGGCAAGATCGATAGCCGCACCATCCTTGGCGAAATGGGCGCCGAGCAGCTGCTGGGGATGGGTGATATGCTCTATATGGCGGGCGGCGCCAAGATCACCCGCTGCCACGGTCCCTTCGTGTCGGATGAAGAGGTCGAGGAAGTCGTCACCCATCTGAAGCAATTCGGCCCGCCTGCCTATGTGGGCACGGTTCTGGATGGCC
- a CDS encoding aminotransferase class I/II-fold pyridoxal phosphate-dependent enzyme codes for MNFPERFSNLPPYAFPRLRALLDHHTPGGDVVHMTIGEPKHTFPAWVTDVIAENAAGFNNYPPNEGSEELRGAMSDWIARRYGVKMDADRQVMALNGTREGLYNAAMALCPETKNGARPAVLIPNPFYQVYMVATISVGAEPVFVPATAETGHLPDYASLPTEVLDRTAVAYICSPANPQGAVATREYWADLIRLAEKHDFRIFADECYSEIYRDAAPVGALTVAQELGADPERVVLFNSLSKRSNLPGLRAGLIAGGPECIARLKQLRAYSGAPMPGPLQAAAARVWADEAHVEENRALYQEKYQIADQVFDGLDGYMSPEAGFFLWLPVKDGGEAAALKLWQETGVRVLPGAYLAQGAPGQNPGEGYIRVALVAPAEATQTALTTLRSCLY; via the coding sequence ATGAACTTCCCAGAGCGGTTTTCGAACCTGCCGCCCTATGCGTTTCCGCGTCTGCGGGCGCTGCTAGACCACCATACGCCCGGCGGGGATGTGGTGCATATGACCATTGGTGAGCCGAAACACACCTTTCCCGCCTGGGTCACGGATGTGATCGCGGAGAATGCGGCCGGGTTTAACAACTACCCGCCAAACGAAGGCTCCGAGGAACTGCGCGGCGCAATGTCTGACTGGATCGCGCGCCGCTATGGCGTGAAGATGGATGCGGACCGGCAGGTAATGGCGCTGAACGGCACCCGCGAAGGGCTCTACAATGCGGCGATGGCCCTGTGCCCGGAAACCAAGAACGGCGCCCGCCCTGCGGTGCTGATCCCGAATCCGTTTTATCAGGTCTACATGGTGGCGACGATTTCCGTCGGGGCCGAGCCGGTGTTTGTGCCTGCCACAGCCGAAACCGGCCATCTGCCCGATTACGCCAGCCTGCCCACCGAGGTGCTGGACCGCACAGCGGTGGCCTATATCTGCTCGCCTGCCAACCCGCAGGGCGCAGTGGCCACGCGCGAATACTGGGCCGATCTGATCCGGCTGGCGGAAAAGCATGACTTCCGCATTTTCGCCGACGAATGCTACTCCGAAATCTACCGCGACGCTGCGCCCGTAGGCGCGCTGACCGTAGCGCAGGAACTGGGCGCCGATCCCGAACGTGTGGTGTTGTTCAACTCCCTGTCGAAACGTTCGAACCTGCCCGGGCTGCGTGCTGGTCTGATCGCGGGCGGCCCCGAATGCATTGCCCGCCTCAAACAGCTGCGCGCCTATAGCGGCGCACCGATGCCCGGCCCGTTGCAGGCTGCGGCAGCGCGTGTCTGGGCCGATGAGGCGCACGTAGAGGAAAACCGTGCGCTCTATCAGGAGAAATACCAGATCGCCGATCAGGTGTTTGACGGTCTGGATGGCTACATGTCCCCCGAAGCCGGGTTCTTCCTGTGGCTACCGGTCAAGGACGGCGGCGAGGCGGCAGCGCTGAAGCTGTGGCAGGAAACCGGCGTGCGGGTGCTGCCAGGCGCCTATCTGGCGCAAGGCGCGCCGGGGCAGAACCCGGGCGAAGGATATATCCGCGTGGCGCTGGTCGCCCCGGCGGAGGCAACACAGACGGCGCTGACCACCCTGCGCAGCTGCCTGTACTGA
- a CDS encoding amidase, producing MQDWLKMTAADLGRGIGAGEIDPVALTKCYLEAIDAHPLRDRIYTEVTHERALAEAEAAAERARMDLRRSPLDGVPISWKDLFDSAGTGTEAGSDLLKGRVPDQDARVLANATAMGTVCLGKTHMSELAFSGLGLNPVKETPPCVNDEGAAPGGSSSGAAASVAFGLAACGIGSDTGGSVRIPSAWNNLVGLKTTAGRISLEGVVPLCLKFDTVGPLARSVEDAGLMLGLLEGTKGPDLRNPPSLQGRRFADLRTVARDDLEPEVAAAHVECLGKLKAAGAEIVPLEVPELQDAMDLSGILYTTEAYGLWKDVIEASPDLMFAEILERFRAGGQHSGPDYVAAWAKLEQCRMVWDQAVAGFDAVLTPSCPILPPNMAQLQSDHDYYVRANLLTLRNTRIGNLMGLCALSLPTSKPSCGLQLLGQPDCEEALLRIGASVEAALC from the coding sequence ATGCAGGACTGGCTGAAGATGACGGCTGCGGATCTGGGGCGCGGCATTGGGGCAGGGGAGATCGATCCTGTTGCGCTGACCAAATGCTATCTGGAGGCCATTGACGCGCATCCGCTGCGCGACCGGATCTATACCGAGGTCACGCATGAGCGCGCCCTGGCCGAAGCGGAAGCCGCGGCCGAGCGGGCGCGGATGGATTTGCGGCGCTCGCCGCTGGATGGGGTGCCGATCAGCTGGAAAGACCTGTTCGACAGTGCCGGAACCGGTACCGAGGCGGGATCGGACCTGCTCAAAGGCCGGGTGCCGGATCAGGACGCACGGGTTCTGGCCAATGCCACCGCCATGGGCACCGTCTGCCTGGGCAAAACCCACATGAGCGAGCTTGCCTTCTCCGGGCTGGGACTGAACCCGGTTAAGGAAACCCCGCCCTGCGTCAATGATGAAGGCGCGGCGCCGGGGGGATCGTCCTCTGGTGCGGCGGCTTCGGTCGCCTTTGGTCTGGCGGCCTGCGGCATCGGTTCGGACACCGGCGGTTCGGTGCGCATCCCTTCGGCCTGGAACAATCTTGTGGGGCTTAAGACCACGGCAGGTCGGATCAGCCTAGAGGGCGTGGTGCCTCTGTGCCTGAAGTTCGACACTGTCGGTCCGCTGGCGCGTTCGGTCGAAGATGCGGGCCTGATGCTGGGGCTGCTGGAGGGCACCAAGGGGCCGGACCTGCGCAACCCACCGTCGCTGCAGGGGCGCCGCTTTGCCGATCTGCGCACCGTGGCGCGCGATGATCTGGAGCCTGAAGTCGCCGCTGCCCATGTGGAGTGTCTGGGCAAGCTGAAGGCGGCCGGCGCAGAGATCGTACCGCTGGAGGTGCCGGAGCTGCAGGACGCCATGGACCTGAGCGGAATTCTTTATACCACAGAGGCTTATGGTCTGTGGAAGGATGTGATCGAGGCGAGCCCGGATCTGATGTTTGCCGAAATCCTGGAGCGGTTCCGCGCTGGCGGTCAGCACAGTGGTCCCGATTATGTGGCGGCCTGGGCCAAGCTGGAACAATGCAGGATGGTCTGGGATCAGGCGGTGGCGGGCTTTGACGCGGTTCTAACGCCCTCCTGCCCGATTCTGCCGCCGAACATGGCACAACTGCAAAGCGATCATGACTATTACGTCCGGGCCAATCTTCTGACCCTGCGCAATACCCGGATCGGCAACCTGATGGGGCTTTGCGCGCTGTCCTTGCCCACGAGTAAACCCAGCTGCGGCTTGCAGCTATTGGGGCAACCGGATTGCGAAGAGGCACTGTTGCGGATCGGGGCCAGCGTCGAGGCGGCGCTGTGTTGA
- a CDS encoding UbiH/UbiF/VisC/COQ6 family ubiquinone biosynthesis hydroxylase, translating to MKNSSDILIVGGGLNGPALALALAQTGHSVTVIDALPKVALKDEGFDGRGYALALASKRLLDRIGVWQHVADNAQPMLEIKASDGHAGEGPAPFFIHFDHTEIEDGPMGYMVEDRFLRRAFQQAMEDAPRITTVNGRRVVAQAPDQSGVTLTLDDGAELRGRMLVGSDGRKSGTAARAGIKRTGWDYGQTALVCAIDHEKPHHGIAHQFFMPAGPLAILPLPGNRSSIVWSEKTETAEAIQGLNDADYIAALKPRFGDFLGEISLAGKRFTYPLNLTLANSFIGDRMALIGDAAHGMHPIAGQGLNAGLRDVGALAEVLTEATRRGEDIGSSLVLDRYQQWRRFDTATLALATDTFNKLFSNDNPLLRLGRDIGMGLAGAVPGLRRGFMREAAGLTGDLPRLLQGKPI from the coding sequence ATGAAGAACAGCTCCGATATCCTGATTGTCGGCGGCGGGCTGAACGGCCCTGCCCTGGCCCTGGCGCTGGCCCAGACCGGCCACAGCGTCACCGTCATCGATGCGCTGCCCAAGGTCGCCCTGAAGGACGAAGGCTTCGACGGGCGCGGCTATGCGCTGGCGCTGGCCTCCAAACGTCTGCTCGACCGGATCGGCGTTTGGCAACACGTCGCGGACAATGCGCAGCCGATGCTGGAGATCAAGGCCTCCGACGGACACGCCGGAGAGGGGCCCGCGCCGTTCTTCATCCATTTCGACCATACCGAGATCGAAGACGGGCCGATGGGCTATATGGTCGAGGATCGCTTTCTGCGCCGCGCCTTTCAGCAGGCGATGGAGGACGCGCCCCGGATCACCACGGTGAATGGCCGCCGCGTGGTGGCGCAGGCACCGGATCAGAGCGGCGTCACCCTGACGCTGGATGATGGCGCCGAGCTGCGCGGTCGCATGCTGGTCGGCTCGGACGGACGAAAAAGCGGCACCGCCGCCCGCGCCGGGATCAAACGCACCGGCTGGGACTACGGCCAGACCGCGCTGGTCTGCGCCATCGACCATGAAAAACCCCACCACGGCATCGCGCATCAGTTCTTCATGCCAGCGGGGCCGCTGGCCATCCTGCCCCTGCCCGGCAACCGCTCCTCCATCGTCTGGAGTGAAAAGACAGAGACCGCTGAAGCCATTCAGGGCCTGAACGACGCCGATTACATCGCCGCACTGAAACCCCGGTTTGGCGATTTCCTGGGTGAGATTTCTCTTGCGGGTAAGCGCTTTACCTATCCGCTGAACCTGACGCTCGCCAACAGTTTTATCGGGGACCGTATGGCGCTGATCGGCGATGCGGCCCACGGCATGCATCCAATTGCTGGCCAGGGTCTCAACGCCGGGCTGCGCGATGTCGGCGCCCTGGCCGAGGTGCTGACCGAGGCCACCCGGCGCGGCGAGGATATCGGATCATCGCTGGTGCTGGACCGCTATCAGCAGTGGCGCCGCTTTGACACCGCAACGCTGGCGCTGGCGACGGATACCTTCAACAAGCTGTTCTCGAACGACAACCCGCTGCTGCGGCTTGGTCGCGATATCGGCATGGGTCTGGCAGGCGCCGTCCCGGGCCTGCGCCGCGGCTTCATGCGCGAAGCCGCCGGGCTGACCGGCGATCTGCCGCGACTGTTGCAGGGCAAACCCATCTGA
- a CDS encoding Trm112 family protein, producing MSEEHTAAPAFDRRMLEALVCPVTNAVLEYDAAAQELISKPANLAFPIRNGIPVMLVDEARPLE from the coding sequence ATGAGTGAAGAACACACCGCCGCGCCCGCCTTTGACCGTCGCATGCTGGAGGCGCTGGTCTGCCCGGTGACCAATGCAGTTCTGGAATACGACGCCGCGGCGCAGGAGCTGATTTCCAAACCTGCCAATCTGGCCTTCCCGATCCGCAATGGGATCCCGGTGATGCTGGTGGACGAGGCCCGCCCGCTGGAGTGA
- a CDS encoding LON peptidase substrate-binding domain-containing protein, with protein MFKPADLPDTIPVFPLPGALLLPRSKLPLHIFEPRYLQMLEDTLKTRTRLIGMVQPCPLRSGDAEGLHAIGCAGRISQFSETDDGRYLITLSGISRFRVVQECDGFTPYRRCEVNWSGFEGDLGRSEPDCGFERGDLLELLERFFAARGLSTDWESLQEADDELLINSLSMLLDFDPEDKQALLEAPCLATRRETLVTLIEFALRSGSSEDPLQ; from the coding sequence ATGTTTAAGCCTGCAGATCTGCCTGACACGATTCCCGTGTTTCCCTTGCCCGGGGCGCTATTGCTGCCCCGGTCAAAGCTGCCCCTTCATATCTTCGAACCGCGTTATCTTCAGATGCTGGAAGACACGCTGAAGACGCGCACGCGGCTGATCGGCATGGTACAGCCCTGTCCGCTGCGCAGCGGTGATGCCGAGGGGCTGCATGCCATCGGCTGTGCCGGGCGCATATCGCAATTTTCCGAAACCGATGACGGGCGCTATCTGATCACCCTCTCCGGGATATCCCGGTTCCGGGTGGTGCAAGAATGCGATGGCTTCACGCCCTACCGCCGCTGCGAGGTGAACTGGAGCGGCTTTGAGGGTGATCTGGGCCGGAGCGAACCGGATTGCGGGTTCGAACGGGGGGACCTGCTGGAGCTGTTGGAACGCTTTTTCGCGGCACGCGGCCTGTCGACGGATTGGGAATCGTTGCAGGAGGCCGATGACGAGCTGTTGATCAATTCCCTGTCGATGCTGCTGGATTTCGACCCCGAGGACAAACAGGCCTTGCTAGAGGCGCCCTGCCTTGCCACAAGGCGCGAAACCCTTGTCACCCTGATCGAATTCGCTTTGCGAAGCGGTTCAAGTGAGGACCCCCTGCAATGA
- a CDS encoding tetratricopeptide repeat protein, which translates to MMDILGGAGAPTPAGDLIKDVTEATFMQDVVEASMQAPVIVDFWAPWCGPCKTLGPALEAAVTRANGAVTMAKIDVDQNQRLAQALAQQGLPLQSIPTVVAFVQGRPIDMFQGALPPSEIDAFLKKVIEAAGGEAGGGLGEALEAAEEMLAEGAAADAAQTFAAVLGEDDKNAAAYGGLARAHIAMEDLDQAEAILNGAPAEISDAAEIEAARAQIELARQAQNAGPVADLRAKVEADPADHAARFDLAQALHAAGDAEAAVSELLELFRRDREWNDGAAKAQLFTIFEALPANDPVVLNGRRKLSSMIFA; encoded by the coding sequence ATGATGGATATTCTCGGAGGCGCAGGCGCGCCCACGCCCGCAGGTGATCTGATCAAGGACGTCACAGAAGCGACCTTTATGCAGGACGTGGTTGAGGCCTCGATGCAGGCGCCGGTGATCGTCGATTTCTGGGCGCCCTGGTGTGGCCCTTGCAAGACATTGGGTCCGGCGCTGGAGGCGGCTGTCACGCGCGCCAATGGCGCGGTCACCATGGCCAAGATCGATGTGGACCAGAACCAGCGTCTGGCGCAGGCGCTGGCGCAGCAGGGGCTGCCGCTGCAATCAATCCCCACAGTGGTGGCCTTTGTGCAGGGCCGCCCGATCGACATGTTCCAGGGCGCGCTGCCGCCAAGCGAGATCGACGCCTTCCTGAAAAAGGTGATTGAGGCCGCAGGCGGGGAAGCAGGCGGTGGCCTTGGTGAGGCGCTGGAGGCGGCTGAGGAAATGCTCGCCGAAGGCGCAGCGGCCGATGCGGCGCAGACCTTTGCCGCGGTTCTGGGCGAGGATGACAAGAACGCCGCCGCCTATGGTGGTCTGGCGCGGGCGCATATCGCGATGGAAGATCTGGATCAGGCCGAGGCAATTCTGAACGGCGCGCCTGCCGAGATTTCCGACGCGGCCGAGATAGAAGCGGCTCGGGCCCAGATCGAGCTGGCCCGTCAGGCGCAGAATGCCGGTCCGGTAGCCGATCTGCGCGCCAAGGTCGAAGCCGACCCGGCCGACCACGCAGCGCGTTTCGATCTGGCGCAGGCTCTGCATGCGGCTGGTGATGCCGAGGCGGCGGTGTCCGAACTTCTGGAGCTGTTCCGCCGTGATCGCGAATGGAACGACGGCGCGGCCAAGGCGCAGCTCTTCACCATCTTCGAGGCGTTGCCTGCCAACGATCCGGTTGTTCTGAACGGGCGCCGCAAGCTGAGCTCGATGATATTTGCCTAA
- a CDS encoding DUF6653 family protein, producing the protein MPVPRIDIFALSERLMAMDDAAWARHANPLSVYSRVSILPLMTVAVWSHLWLGWGALAPVALVLIWTWWNPRAFGPPATTDSWAARGTFGERVFLNRAKVPIPPHHAQWARILTLVSGLGVVPWVYGVWQLDPGLTLFGLSLMVGGKLWFFDRMVWLYQDMQAQRPEYAKWLH; encoded by the coding sequence GTGCCGGTTCCGCGCATCGACATCTTTGCCCTGTCCGAGCGCCTGATGGCTATGGACGACGCGGCCTGGGCCCGTCACGCAAACCCGCTGAGCGTTTATAGCCGGGTGTCGATTCTCCCGCTTATGACCGTCGCGGTCTGGTCTCATCTCTGGCTCGGGTGGGGCGCTTTGGCGCCGGTTGCTCTGGTACTGATCTGGACATGGTGGAACCCGCGCGCCTTTGGCCCGCCAGCCACAACCGACAGCTGGGCGGCGCGGGGCACCTTCGGCGAACGGGTCTTTCTGAACCGTGCCAAGGTGCCGATCCCACCGCATCACGCGCAATGGGCCAGGATCCTGACCCTGGTCTCCGGGCTGGGCGTTGTTCCGTGGGTTTACGGGGTGTGGCAGCTGGACCCAGGTCTGACACTGTTCGGTCTCAGCTTGATGGTCGGCGGAAAACTCTGGTTCTTTGACAGGATGGTCTGGCTGTATCAGGACATGCAAGCGCAACGCCCGGAATATGCAAAATGGCTGCACTGA